The genomic region tattataatataatattatataaagtattccTTGTTCAACACATTgaaaaattctgtaaatttatattaatacattgattatatatatactttttatatttggcaatctttattaaatttatatctttataacaattatgatGTTTCTTCTTAggtatatgcatgtatataattttaattattttcaatgtacAAGATGCTAAAAGaagaatttacattaaaaatataaaaattatttttaacaggaTTGATttctaaatctttttattaagttttattttgctattttttttagtcaaCTTAGTACTATTTATCCTAAAACcctaaattttttctctaatgtcttgtatgtacatatattgcaaGCTTTTggtaaattgttttataaaaagcctaaattttttataaaacatactgatctataataattcaattttattgaatattttataaaaagtctttttgtaaaaaattaattttacaagaagcttgtaaatacatatgtataaagaataataattattgtttgtaaatataactTGGGATTTATAGATGACTTCAGATGGAAAaccaaaaattattgaaagattTGACTGTAGTGGAGCAGGAGATGTAGATACTAGCAAAGTTGTTCAAGCACCAGATGGCTATATAATTGGCCTGACTGGTCGTAAATTAAAGGTTTGTAAACATTCTACTGTACACTAAGAGATATTAAGTATGTcatgaaaacaatatttattgcatattctctttgtattatatatttatttttactgtgACTATTGGATACATagtaaatgattaatttataatttataatgctgtttatatataaataacaattatgaattttatatatatatatatatatatatatatatatataaaagtaaaatttttatagacatgtataaaaattataattttatatgttataagtAGTTAATATTTGTGTACAAGCAATGCTTTAAAAATggttgtaaataaattacacaaaatgtatatatttttttttcatttctagtATATTATagcagtattttatatttcaatctttaatgtttaatatttaggTCCCATCTAATTGGAATAACCCCACTGGTGAATATCATATtggtttgaaaaatttgtattcaCTATATCCTACTAAATTAAAGGAAAGAGTAATGGCGGAACGTAAGAAGCGTCTTTGGGATGATGGTCATAAAACAGCGCTTGCAGAAGCTTCAAGACAATTACaagtatgataaatataaatgtaataatacaattttttatatataagatattaattaatttgctttataaactaaaaattattaatcttattctttttgttatcttaaaataaatttttagaatcttttaaagttttctttttgcaatataagtataacactatatttttatgtaatgatCTTATTTAATGCATATAACCATAATATTgctaatattgcaatatttactGGAAATCAGTGAAAATGTGTCTAGGTACATTATAATTAGAGTTTTAGTCCATGTGATCCAAAGATAGGAATATTGTGAGCAAGTCAAACCATGTAATTAGATCAGGTCGTTATTTCACAACACGTCACAGTGATCCGTATCTAATGCTATATTTGTATTTGGCAGATTGATCTATTGTAAAGACATTGAttccattatataatatccacTTAAACAAagtcattatattaatactatatgtatcattattatcaatttggtaatattttagtatgtaatttaaaatgattaatttttaaaaatacaaaagagtGTAAGTGTACCTTTTATACACATAGTGTAGGTGTACAGTTACtcatacacaaaaaaatatttaaatatataagaatttaaagattttgtattttgttgtaaaaatagtgtattattgatataatattaatgtattgtttaattataatttattctcaattatttatgaacaattaatgatattatttcaGGAATTTGAAAGCAAAAATTCACAATTGTCGACTTTGGAAGAAAAACTACAAAAAGAAGAGCTTGAAGCTAGAGTTGAAGTATTGaataacattgaaaaaaagtattctgATGTAGGACCTACTTATGATTGTGTTGTTTTCCATGATGGTAATATTTGGAGGTAATCATATTAtagctataatataattttaaatgtatgtatttaaaatatacgctatttacattattttcttgtttaatttaatgtctATTTTTCTCATACTAGAGCATGTATTGACACATCTGAAGAAGGTAATCTAGAAAATGGCGTTTTTCTCGGTGAATATTCTATTACAAGAGATTTTGCTCCTCTTACTCAAGAAGACCAATTAAATGTTAGTATTAATATCCACGATGAGGGAAATACATTAGAAATTGTCAGCTTATGTTGTAAGTATAACAGAAAATTGTGATGAACTTTCGTAATATCCAGTGTGAATTTTTCTAGAGTTTTTTTCGATTGAATCTTATTATTACAGCAAGTCACGGGACACATGTAGCATCAATTGCAGCTGCATATTTTCCTGATAATCCAGAATTGAATGGAGTGGCACCAGGAGCCCAAATTATATCGCTGACTGTTGGTGACGGACGTATCGGCACGATGGAAACTGGAACCGCCGTAGTACGGGCAATGATCCATATAATGCAGCGTAAAGAGAAGGTTCATGTTATAAACATGAGTTATGGAGAACATGCTCATTGGTCAAATACTGGTAGAATAGGAGAACTGATGAACGAAGTTATTGATGAATATGGCGTAATCTGGGTTGCATCTGCTGGCAATCTTGGACCGGCTTTGTGTACCATTggtaaataaagtataattacttattaactttctgtatttttacttcttagaatcaattttattatctaatgcaatttgtattattgttacaaataCGAGATATATTCATAcagagttaatttttttaatgtagaaTGTGATTCTTAATATCTTCATTGTAATATCTTCATTGTAATATCTTCATGTATCCAAAtacttctaaaaaaatataggaacTCCACCAGACATCAGTTCAAACAGTATTATTAGCGTTGGTGCTTACGTATCACCTGATATGATGGTAGCTGAATATTCTTTAAGAGAAAAGATGCCAGGCATGCCATATACTTGGTCATCCCGCGGTCCTATGATAGATGGAGGTGCTGGTGTAACAGTATGCGCGCCAGGAGGTGCTATCACCAGTGTTCCAAATTTTACACTTAGGAAAAGTCAACTTATGAATGGCACAAGTATGGCAAGCCCGCATGTAACTGGTGCTGTTGGTATgtattgagattttttttccatgactaatattaaaatagagccaaaatagaattacaaaataaatcaaaaattacaaaaatataatttttttttttcagcggTTCTTATATCGGGTCTACTCGCCAAAGGTTATCCGTATTCTCCTTACAGTATAAAAAGGGCTCTTGAAAATACTGctctttatatatctaatttagaTCAATTCGCACAAGGCTCTGGCCTGTTACAAGTCGAACGCGCATTCGATAATCTCGTTTCATATTGTGATGCCCCCGAAAGAGATATTCGATTTACTATCAATTGCGGggttaataattgtaaagGCATTCATATGAGAACAGGTGTTATCGATCGTCCAAAGGATTATGCAATTACAGTTGAACcagtatttataaatagtaaaaatataggtaattttatcaaataatgttctatctttttcttttttttataaatttgatgtcGAGTATCTTGAAAATcagtcatatataaaatggtgTTTTATATGTCGTTTTGCAGAACCATCGCGCAAAATTGACTTCAACCTGAAGCTGACGCTTGTGTGTGATGCTTCATGGGTTCAATTTCCAACACATCtggatttaatgaatatgCCTCGTTCCTTCGCTATTAGAGTTGACGCAACCAATTTACCAGAAGGTGTTCATGCCACTAGGtgactaatatatattttatattgctattaaaagtattttgaaataacGTATTGCGAGggagttttaatttgtaaatacttTTAGTGTACGAGCATATGACGTTACTAATATCGCGAAAGGACCAGTATTTCAAATTCCGGTGACTGTCGTCCAACCAATGATATTACCGAAGACTGTGCTTCTTCCTGATTTAACATATACGAATGTTTTATTCAAACCTAACACAATTCAACGTCATTTTATTCTTGTTCCAGAAGATGCTACTTGGGCAGGTAAGTTATATGAAAACAGCTATATAgctattttgttatataatacaatttagatattaaaataatataaaaataattattaataaatagttatatataaataatattaaatatatataatttaagttattattaatattatatttctatttgctTAGTTCTTAGACTAAAGAGTGCAGAAAAGGATAAGACTGGTAGATTTGTACTCCATACTGTTCAATTAAAACCTCGCATGGCCTGTAAAACCTTTGAAGTTAACAAAATAATCAGTGTTACATCTCAATCTGAAACCATTCAACCATTTGCTGTTCAGGTataagaaaacttttattaaagatatatatatatgtatatatatatatatatatatatatatatatatataaagtttattgtaaatatgtaatttcagttttatataaaattttctaatttatatatttatgatttttatttttttctttagggTGGATTAATTCTAGAAGTAGTTATTGCTAAATATTGGGCAAATTTGGGCGATATGTTTA from Anoplolepis gracilipes chromosome 6, ASM4749672v1, whole genome shotgun sequence harbors:
- the LOC140667278 gene encoding tripeptidyl-peptidase 2-like isoform X2, translated to MAGVIDCNFPIWGLLPKKETGVTQFLTKYPEYDGRGVVIAIFDSGVDPGAPGMQMTSDGKPKIIERFDCSGAGDVDTSKVVQAPDGYIIGLTGRKLKVPSNWNNPTGEYHIGLKNLYSLYPTKLKERVMAERKKRLWDDGHKTALAEASRQLQEFESKNSQLSTLEEKLQKEELEARVEVLNNIEKKYSDVGPTYDCVVFHDGNIWRACIDTSEEGNLENGVFLGEYSITRDFAPLTQEDQLNVSINIHDEGNTLEIVSLCSSHGTHVASIAAAYFPDNPELNGVAPGAQIISLTVGDGRIGTMETGTAVVRAMIHIMQRKEKVHVINMSYGEHAHWSNTGRIGELMNEVIDEYGVIWVASAGNLGPALCTIGTPPDISSNSIISVGAYVSPDMMVAEYSLREKMPGMPYTWSSRGPMIDGGAGVTVCAPGGAITSVPNFTLRKSQLMNGTSMASPHVTGAVAVLISGLLAKGYPYSPYSIKRALENTALYISNLDQFAQGSGLLQVERAFDNLVSYCDAPERDIRFTINCGVNNCKGIHMRTGVIDRPKDYAITVEPVFINSKNIEPSRKIDFNLKLTLVCDASWVQFPTHLDLMNMPRSFAIRVDATNLPEGVHATSVRAYDVTNIAKGPVFQIPVTVVQPMILPKTVLLPDLTYTNVLFKPNTIQRHFILVPEDATWAVLRLKSAEKDKTGRFVLHTVQLKPRMACKTFEVNKIISVTSQSETIQPFAVQGGLILEVVIAKYWANLGDMFIDYSIEFHGIHMINGNLTMLSGDGINRLELRSSLRNEEVVPNISLKTSVQVLKPNESKIVPLRARDIIPPSRQIYELQLTYTFHSAKATEVTPNAALLSDLLYENEYESQMWMIYDSNKQLISCGDAYPSKYTIQKLEKGDYTLKMHIRHEKKDLLERLTDMPLLLSQKLSTPINLDIYANQSQAIIGGKKMVAAFIPLGHILPLYIAPLSNESKVSKYATPGSYLQGTLTFSKDEIGKKVDSHIFKYIISEPAKKNSSPATKTEKEKTTKWDEYQEALRDLKCNYLAKFEPGEHANSLYGELKGIFSDHLPVHTAMLTSLDSPEARRHVPHDDLSENTIALANQIVTVADSVITNIDQDKLLAYYGLKNDQRPDAAKIKMTMEKQKNSLIEGLVKKGCALARLYVHGTKTGEGDGSFQHLLESVTHHWQEVQKFAEPTDSKVIILSLWHAHINNHYGRYLKLLTRYYEEKPLKEMDEKCIEIAKVLGWEHWSRLLTTSIPTRYPTTYRSF
- the LOC140667278 gene encoding tripeptidyl-peptidase 2-like isoform X1 gives rise to the protein MAGVIDCNFPIWGLLPKKETGVTQFLTKYPEYDGRGVVIAIFDSGVDPGAPGMQMTSDGKPKIIERFDCSGAGDVDTSKVVQAPDGYIIGLTGRKLKVPSNWNNPTGEYHIGLKNLYSLYPTKLKERVMAERKKRLWDDGHKTALAEASRQLQEFESKNSQLSTLEEKLQKEELEARVEVLNNIEKKYSDVGPTYDCVVFHDGNIWRACIDTSEEGNLENGVFLGEYSITRDFAPLTQEDQLNVSINIHDEGNTLEIVSLCSSHGTHVASIAAAYFPDNPELNGVAPGAQIISLTVGDGRIGTMETGTAVVRAMIHIMQRKEKVHVINMSYGEHAHWSNTGRIGELMNEVIDEYGVIWVASAGNLGPALCTIGTPPDISSNSIISVGAYVSPDMMVAEYSLREKMPGMPYTWSSRGPMIDGGAGVTVCAPGGAITSVPNFTLRKSQLMNGTSMASPHVTGAVAVLISGLLAKGYPYSPYSIKRALENTALYISNLDQFAQGSGLLQVERAFDNLVSYCDAPERDIRFTINCGVNNCKGIHMRTGVIDRPKDYAITVEPVFINSKNIEPSRKIDFNLKLTLVCDASWVQFPTHLDLMNMPRSFAIRVDATNLPEGVHATSVRAYDVTNIAKGPVFQIPVTVVQPMILPKTVLLPDLTYTNVLFKPNTIQRHFILVPEDATWAVLRLKSAEKDKTGRFVLHTVQLKPRMACKTFEVNKIISVTSQSETIQPFAVQGGLILEVVIAKYWANLGDMFIDYSIEFHGIHMINGNLTMLSGDGINRLELRSSLRNEEVVPNISLKTSVQVLKPNESKIVPLRARDIIPPSRQIYELQLTYTFHSAKATEVTPNAALLSDLLYENEYESQMWMIYDSNKQLISCGDAYPSKYTIQKLEKGDYTLKMHIRHEKKDLLERLTDMPLLLSQKLSTPINLDIYANQSQAIIGGKKMVAAFIPLGHILPLYIAPLSNESNTENKVSKYATPGSYLQGTLTFSKDEIGKKVDSHIFKYIISEPAKKNSSPATKTEKEKTTKWDEYQEALRDLKCNYLAKFEPGEHANSLYGELKGIFSDHLPVHTAMLTSLDSPEARRHVPHDDLSENTIALANQIVTVADSVITNIDQDKLLAYYGLKNDQRPDAAKIKMTMEKQKNSLIEGLVKKGCALARLYVHGTKTGEGDGSFQHLLESVTHHWQEVQKFAEPTDSKVIILSLWHAHINNHYGRYLKLLTRYYEEKPLKEMDEKCIEIAKVLGWEHWSRLLTTSIPTRYPTTYRSF